The genomic interval CGAAAAGCCAATAAAATTGGGAATTAGACGGGGATATTGGGGGAGATACAGATAGGTTCTACGCGGTAACCAGGTGTAACTATTTAATTATTCAGCGAAATAAGACTAAATGGCCGAATATCTCTGAAAGTCCTGTTAGAGAGAAAAATCCTTTTCCGCTCATTGCCACGTGCCGTGATGTGGTGGAAAGCCCCTTCATATTCGATGCGCAACGGTCGTGCCATAAGAACCTCCTATTGTGTAGAGGAATATGCAGGTATATTATCCCAATATCTGTCCCTTGTCAATGGCTGACCCCCATGTCCCACCATGTCCCACCCATGTCCCCCTCTGCCCATGTCCCCCCCATGTCTTCCATGTCTTCCTGGCTGACCCCCATGTCTTACTACAAATACCTTTTCATAATATTGTTTAGCGCCTCTTCGATCATCGTCCTTATGACATGGAGACGTTCCTCTGTGGTTGCCTCAAAACGAAGGACGACGACGGGTTGGGTATTAGATGGCCGTAACAACCCCCAGCCATCCTCAAAGGGAATGCGCACACCATCAATATCAATGATTTTGTAGTCTTTTTTGAAGTGGGCTTTGACCTCTTCAACTACTTGAAATTTAATATGATCGGGGCAGTCCACCCTGATTTCAGGAGTTGTAAAGGTCCGTGGAACATCGGAGAGAATTTCGCTGATCTTTTGACCGGACATGGAGAGGATTTCGAGCAGCCTTATAGCGGCATATATAGCATCGTCGTAACCGAAGTATCTATCAGCAAAGGACAGGTGACCGCTCATCTCCTCAGAGTATTTCCCCCTGATCGGTAACGAATAATCAAAGGACTATTGATTTTTTTGCCGAATAATATTATGAGTAATAAAACTCACGAGGAGATGTTATTGATGAAGCCTTTTCTTAATCCTCTTATATTTAGAGCCTATGATATCCGTGGCAAGGTAGGAACTGACTTAACCCCAGACATTGCATTGTTGATAGGAAAAGCATTTGGGACATATATACAGAAAATTGAAGGGAATGAGATAGCAATTGGGAAAGATAACCGTTTGAGTTCTGAATATTTACAGGAAGCATTTATTAACGGATTACTATCTACAGGTTGTAATATCATTGACATCGGACTCAGTCTCTCTCCAATGCTTTATTTTGCCGTTGCTAAATGGAAACTTCATGGTGGTGTTAATGTTACAGGCAGCCATAATCCAATAGAATATAATGGTTTTAAGATGACTAAAAGAGACGCATCACCCGTTGCAGAAGAAGAAATTCAGGTGATTAAGCAAATAGTTGAAGAAGAGACCTTTATTCAGGGCAAAGGAAAGATCGAGCAGAAGGAAATAAAGACCGAATATTATGATTTTCTCAAGAGCAAGGTCAACCTCCGAAAAAAAATTAAGGTTGTTGTGGATGCAGGTAATGGAATAGCAGGCATTTACGCTCCACAACTGCTGCGAGAAATAGGATGTGACGTTATTGAACTTTATTGCGAATCTGACGGTACTTTCCCTCATCATTTACCTGATCCGGAAATGGAAGAAAACTTGCGAGATCTCAAAAATAAAGTTAAAGAGAACGAGGCGGATATCGGTTTAGCTTATGATGGCGATGGTGATAGGATAGGAATCGTTGATGAAAAAGAACAACATTATGAAAGCGACTTCATCCTTATTCTGCTGGCCAGAGACTTTCTTCAGCGACACCCCGGTGAAAGGGTGCTCTTTGACGTCAAGTGCTCCAAAAATGTTTATGATGATATAAAAGCTCATGGTGGTATCCCATTTCTCTATAAGACCGGGCATTCTCTCATAAAGAAAAAAATGCGCGAGGAAAACATCTTGTTTGGAGGAGAGATTAGCGGCCATATGTTTTTTGGAGAAGATTCCTTTGTCTATGACGATGGCATTCAAGCATCACTTCGCATACTGGATATTCTTAGCAAGGATGATAAACGGCTGTCGGATCATTTTATCGGTCTGCGACATTACTTTATAACTCAGGAGATCAAAGTAGACTGTCCTGATGAAGATAAGTTTCAAGTTGTTGACAGTGTAAGTTCTTTTTTCTTATCTCAATATCCCGATTCAGTTACAATTGACGGTATTAGAATAAATTTTTCAAATGGATGGGCATTGATAAGAGCATCTAATACTAATCCATATTTAACCGTGCGGGTTGAAGCAGACTCTGAACAGTTGAAGCAAGAGATTAAGAGAAGGGTTCGTGAAATACTTCAAACATTCCCTTCAGTCACAATTCCGGAAGCATTAAAGGATTAAGGATTATTAAGGATAACACCAAAGATGTTAATCGAACATACATCACCAAAGCCGCCGTGCCGTAAAAAACTTTTGACTCATAGATACGCTCGAGTGAGATTGGCCGCTTGGCCATGTTGAGCGGGGGTTGTCGTGGAAGATAATTCGATATTCATAAGAGCATTCATAATAGTAATAAGCTTTATCGCTAAACTCATTTCCAGTGACAAGACAAAAAAGCTGTTCCTCCGAGACTGGAGGCCTCGGAGAATTCTGTTACAATTCTGGAAGGTACCAAAAGGAAAATTGAAGAAAGCCTACATTTTCTACCCGACCTATCCGATTGAGAGAGTGGACAGGATAGGGGAGAGTGACAACTATATATCACTTGAAGATAAGGAAGCAGTTGATTTCCTGAAACAAAACTTGAGTAAATGGGGATTCGCCTGCTCAGAAAAGCCGGTCCAGCACTTCGATACAGACCATAATTTCCCGACTGATGGTATAATTATACTTGTATGTGGTCCAAAACTCGACCCTACCACCAACCAAGTCGTAAACGATCCGAGTATTGGCGGCAATCCCGTTTCGAGTTGGTTTTATCAGCTTTACCATAAGGCGATGGGCATGAATCTGTTACACGATTGTAACAAACATAAACAATATCACATTCCTATTCCATTCCCCGGATTCAAGATACTGTACTCCCCACAGGATGAGCAGCCACAGAAGAATATTGACAGGGGACTACTCGTGAGATTCAAAGTTGGCGAACAGTTCTTCTTTCTCTGCTGGGGTATCCACGGATCCGCCACGCTCGGTACCGCAAAGGTGGCACTAAATCCTGCACACCTCGCTACGTTTCCTTTAGACCAGCCAGACATCATGGCGGTTGTTGAGGCGGAAAAAATCACGTCAGGGAATGTCCAAGTAAAAGCGGTAGGATACCCTCTTCATTTTCCTAATGAGGCCATACTTGTATATCGAAAAACCGGCCCCATTTAGCCCGGGGAAATGGTTGTCTACCGAAAGACCCGTTTATGGCCTTTCGTATCTTTGGGCAACTACGGATAACGTAAAAAACGTCAAAGAAGGAAACTATTCCCAGTTAATGAGGATAAGACCAAAGATGTTAATCGAACATACATCACCAAAGCCCACGTGCCGTGAAACTCTTAACTTGTAAACATAATCGGATGAGACTGGCCGCTTGGCCATGTTGAGCGGGGGAAGTTATCGTGGAATTTAAAGAGATAATCATAATGCTATTAATAAGCGTTACCGCGAATCTCCTTTTCTTTGGCAAGAAAATATATCTGTTCCTCCGAGACTGGAGGCATCGGAGAATTCTGTCACAATTCTGGGGAGTACCAGAAGGAAGATCGAAGAAAGCCTACATTTTTTATCCGACCTATCCGAATCCGAGAGTGGATAGGACAGAAAAAATTGGCTACTATTTATCAGATGAAGATGCCAAAACAGTTGAACTCCTGCAACGAAACTTGGTAAAATTAGGATTCGACTGCCAAAGAAAAGAGGTGTCCGAACTCTTCAATGCAGACCATCCCGTGCCAAGAGATGGTATAATTATACTTGTGTGTGGTCCAAAACTCGACCCTACCACCAACCAAGTCGTGGACGATCCTTGGATTGGTGGCAATCCCGTTTCAAGTTGGTTTTATCGCTGTTACCACAAGAAGATGGGCATAGAACTGTTGTACAATCCTGAATTCAAAAGAAAACAATATCAAATCCCCATTCCCTTTCTCGGATCCGAAACACTGTACTCTCCACAGGATGAGCGGCCACAGGAGAATATTGACAGGGGACTACTCGTGAGATTCAAAGTTGACCAACAGTTCTTCTTTCTTTGCTGGGGTATCCACGGATCCGCCACGCTCGGTACCGTAAAGGTGGCACTGGATCCTGCATACCTTGCCAAGTTTTCCTTACACTCGCCAAATATCATAGCAGTTGTTCAGGCAGAGAAAATCGACGAGATATCAGGAGATGTCCTCGCAGGAGCTGTAGGATACCCTCTTCCCGAGAAAGACATAACACCTATCTTAAAACCTGACCCATTCAGCCCGGGTGCATGGTTGCCTGCCGAAAGACCCGTTTATGGCCTATCGTATCTTTGGGCAACTACGGGTAACGTAGAAAACGTCAAAAAAGGGAATTACGTCCAGTTAGCCCCGGTTGCCGCAGAATTTGATGCCTCGCTTTACTGCCCCTACAATTGTTCTTGGTGTCCATACCGACAAGACAGAACCGGGGAAATTCTCAAAGACGAGAAAAAAGCCTTGGCTATAGTTGATAAGATAGCAGAGAGTGGGGTCCGACTCGTTGTTCTTACCGGAGGCGGAGAACCACTTGAGTCCAACTGTGTTGAAGCTGTGGCAGAGCGCTGTAGGCATCACAAGATGCTGGTGACTTTATACACGAATGGTTTATTGTTGAATGACTTACGTGCTTACCATCTGATGTCTCGGGGTGTTTCTGAGATCCGCATTTCACTGGATGATGTTTCCTCCGTTGAGAACTATATGGCTATTCATGGCCTTAGGAAGGATCAGAGGAAGGCGATGGAGGACGTGGAGTACAACACAAGGCAATTGCTCGGACTAAGGGCAAGAAACGGGTTCAGTACCAGAATTGGTGCATCTTTCTTGGTTTCTGATAAAACGTTGTCTAATCTTGAAAGATCTGCGGTGACGTTGAGCAAGTGGCTACATAAAGTAGGGCCATTCGACTACGTGGCTATTCGTCCTGCCGTGAAGTACTGGCCCGGCGGAGAACCTCACAACGCATACTTCAAGGGTGGGGATGCGGATTTTAACATGCTCAAAAAAGCGGCACAGCAGTTCAAGGAAAAGGGGGTGGCTAGGCATATATTTATCTCATGGCAACGCTTTAGGGATTTGAACAAGTACAGTCCAAATGCGTACGGTAAGTGCCTTGCGTCTACCCTCTGGCTGAACATTGGGCCAGACGGCACGGCATATTTGTGTTGTGAGACGAAACATAAGAGTAGCTTTAAATTGGGGAATATATTAGAAAAACCACTCGATGAACTCCTCAAGTCTGCTTTAATTAATGCAACGAGGTCAATACCTTTTGGTTCGGCCGGCTGTCCTGTACTTTTGTGCAAGCCATCAGCACTCAACCAGTTATTCGATGAGATCGAATCATACAGAAAGGACGGTAGCCTGCCTGAGCATATATGCAAGTGGCTAAATGCGGTTGCGGAATACAATCTGGAGTCCGGCACCACTGCACTGCTCATCCCAAGCGTTTCTGGAATATATGAGGAGTATCCATTACCTTATAATAGTCCGTCCCATCATTCCGGGTAACCGGCTTATGTAGGACAGAATTATGTCGCAGCATCATTACATTTACTCCTGTGGAGTTGATCCCTTGAACGGTTTTTAATCATCTCCAGGTAACGGGGATGGCGCTGCATTTTTATCATCTTTTTTGCATGCATATCTGGAAGTTTGTAGTCAAGAACGATCTGTAAAAAACTGATGATAATCTTAAAGGTCGCTCCCCAGAGTATCTCTTCCCCGCCCTCATCATCCCTGTAAATAAAGCATGGATAATACGACCCTTGCTGGTCTGGTTCTGCTTGATCGGAAGCCCCAAGGGGGTAAAAAAGTCCGTAGTTCCCTTCTTTGAAAAACGCATTCAATGGAATTTCTACAACCCTGTCAACCTCTGGGTTGAGTCGAATCGGCCATGAATTCTTCACAAATCCGACGAGAGGGAAGATCGTCCGTCTGTAGAGGGTAAGGGAATAGGTAGGCAGAGGACCTAAAAAAAGGACATTCCAGGGACTGAGTCTTATCTCTTCCCATGATTCCCTTGAGGCGTTGGTCAGGAAGAGGGTCATTACCCTGAAGGTTTCGGCGTCTCTTTTCCGGGCATACTTTAGCGCGTTACCCTGTAAAATTGGCACCAACCCGCTTGTGACAAATGGTCTCAAAATGGGATCCAGGAAGCGGTGCAGCAAGCCACCGGGACAACTGAGGTCTCCAGGTTGCGCAACAGTTGGAGAACGTTTAATGAGCTGGAAAGTAAATTCCCTTCCTTCTGGCCCATCTGATGGGTTTTCCCTGAAACGTAAAGGAAGTAGAACCCCGGCAGCCTGGTGAACTTCGTTAGTCTGCCAGCTTTTCTTGATAAATTGCATCCTTTCGGAAAAATCAAGGGGGGTACTGCCGAGCTTTTCTACGATTAGCTCAAGAAATTCGTCTTTTTGTAACGGTAATGAAAGATCCATGATGGTCATTTTCTGATAATCTTAAAGAGGGAACAATTCATCGCTTTCAAGGGATCTCATACGAATACACAAAAAAACCTGGCAAAGGGCCAGGCTTTTGCACTTTAATGGTGGCGGTGCAGGGAATCGAACCCCGGACACTACGGATATGAGCCGTATGCTCTAACCGTCTGAGCTACACCGCCTCAATAACAGAAATATTATTTACAATAATTTTATTAAATTGTCAACCACTATTGAACATTCAGTTTATAAGCCACAATGGCGCTTTTGCCGCCTGATAATACAAGCGCCAGCACAATTTCATCTTGCCCATCATTGTCAATATCCTTGAGCTGATAGTCAGCAGCATACCCATTGATCTTCCTTGTCCTCCAGTTTTCCGCCAGACCGAGACCATCCCATTCGAGATTGTATATCTCACTGGAGGTGAAAAGCCTCAAATTCTTGAAAATCCTCCCCACAGAAGATAGATTCTTTACGATAATAATCTCTTTTTTCCCATCTTTGTTAATGTCATGGGTCAGAATTCTTACATTTAGATAGGTGTATTTATCGTTCTTATTGTATCGCTCAGTGATAGTCTTTTCAAAGTAGTTGTTGCTTCCCCCAAAGACGTCATCACCCTTCCAGAGCAATTCATTACTCCCACCGAAAACATGGATCTTTGCAAGGGGCTTGTCCGTTTCTTCATAGATACAGAGATGGTCAGTGCTATCAAGGGCAATTATTCTCCTGCCCCCACCGGCCCCTAAACTTTCCATGGTAAGGCCATAGATAGAAAGCCCCTCTGGAATCTTCATTTTCCTACCTTCCCTGTATTTGCCATGTACCCAGACGATCTCGTAAATAGGAGTATCAAACGCCTTATCACTTCCCATTCTCTGTCCCAACAGCAGAGGAGTATCCGAGGAAGAATCAATGACCCTCAAAAACCAGCGTAGATTCGAGGCAATTTCAACAAATCTTCCCATCTTAAATTCAAGGACAAAGGAGTTCACCATGTTTCCTCTCAAACTGGTGACAAATATCTCCTTTACACCATCCTGATTAATATCGGCTACATCTACGGCGAGATAGTTATCATAAGACTTTCCGGATATCTGTTGGAGTAAATTAAAATCCTTCCCTTTTTTCTGATATATCATGACATTATGACTATCAATGACTACCACTTCATTTAAACCATCTTTATTGACATCACCGATATCCATACCTTTAAATTCGGTCGGATACTTCTGGCTCATCCAGAATCCTTTCCTGTCGAGAGGTTGTGCCGCATTTATAAAATCGGGATTGATTACCGAGGTAAAGGTGCCTTTTTTACTGGTTTTCATCCCTGATATAATTTCACTTTCCCGGGTGTACTGCGGTGTGGGCTGTTGAGGCATGGGGAGTGGCGACGTCACGGGAGAAAGGTCAGAAGTTGGAGGAGAAGGTGCACCCAGAATATGGTAATTGATCCTCTGGGCAAAATCGCTGATCTTCGGTATGACCTCATCCATACCCTGAGACTGGGTAAAGATACCTACCGGTGATTTATAAGTGGTGATGTCTACAAGCTTTCCGTCTATGCTCAAGCTGTTGCCAATCTTTGTAATACTACCCCAGACAACAAAATCTACACTCATTTTCTTTCCCAGACCATAAACATCTGTGAGAGTCAGTTCTTTTTCTCCTGTTCCTTTCAGGGCATCAATGACTGCATCCTTGCTGATCACCTCTATCTTGCCATCGGCAGCGATACGGGAGGACAGCATATCCCATATGCCCTGGTGTAGATAATCAATATTTTCTGCACTGTGGACAGAGAATGGCAGAACGGCAAGCGTCGTTTTTTCCTTCGCCCATAGTTGTCCGGATACTGCTATTAGAGCAAACAAACATATAATAAAAGCTTTTTTCACTGTCCTTTGTGTCGCTATGCGACATAAATATTTCATAACTTTATCTCCCGAATAAAAATGAACCTGTGTTTTTTGATCTCTTCTACCATGGAAACATTTATAGTTCAAGATTCATTTTGGCGGAAATCGGGGGCTGGTAAATAAAGGCAGTGGTTCCTTCAACCGGGTTATTTCTTGTGTTTATATCTACTTAGTTTTTGTATGCACCGACTGGTATTTTCTTTAAACCGCTCCGCCTTTCCAAATACCAGAGGATATCTGCGCCGAAGTTCAGACAGAAGCTTACGGAACAAAGGTATTTCTGGCGCCAGAATAATTACACCCACCAAAATAAAAAGGATTCCCTGAAGTAAGGGCAAAAAAAGCCCTATGATACCCAGCGCCACAAAAAACCAGCCGAGAACATGTCTCAAAATTCTTCCCATTTATTCTATTTTCCTCAAGGAATTCATGATAATGGTGATGGTGAGAGGAAGAAATTTACGCACAAGATCTGGAGCTGTGCGGTTAGACTTTTTCACCGCAAAGGCACAGAGTACGCCATGACGTGAACTTGCTCTGGTGTTAAAATTTGACCTGTGGGGTGGCCTTGGCCGCTGCGGGCGCCTCAAAGAAGGTTGCCTTCTCAAAACCAAACATACCTGCTAAAAGATTGGCCGGAAAGCTTCTGATCGCCACATTGTACGTCTTGACCGCATCATTATATCGCCTTCTCTCGACGGCAATCCGGTTCTCCGTCCCCGCCAATTCATCCTGAAGGCGGATGAAATTCTGGTTGGCCTTTAGGTCAGGATACCTTTCCACCACGACGAGTAATCTGCTCAAAGCAGAGGACAATTCATTATTAGCGCTGATCTTATCGGATACCTTCGCTGCACCACCCACCTTTGCCCTTGCCTTCGTGACCTCGATAAACACGTCCTTTTCATGCCTGGCATAACCCTTGACCGTCTCTACAAGATTCGGAATCAGGTCATATCGCCTCTGCAGTTGATTTTCCACCTGCGCCCACGCTCCCCTTACGGCCTCATCCATCGAAACGAAGGTGTTGTAAGTCCCCTTGAAAAAAGAGTAGAGGGAAATAACAAACACAAGGATAACAACAATCGCAATGATGAGATTTCTTTTTCCTTTTGTCACGTGCTGTACCTCCTGTTATTCTTATGACTGCATGGCTGGCTGCCAATAAAGCATCAAACTTCCATGCCGTCAACAATTTTTGATAGTTTTCTAACTTCCCTCAAGTAGGTCCTGAAAATTGCCTGAATATCTGAGGACGAAAAACTACCTACACCTTCCTTGATGTCTGCGCATTTCAGGAAAATATCGGGATCAACGGAAAATGCCTTACCCACCGCTCTGATGACCTCTCTCTTCCCCAGGGGTATTTCGAGATCCTTCAGATACAGAAGGGCGTTAAAGATGGAGATAAAAGCGGTCAGGGAAACCTCTATCAGATGCCGTATCTGCTTTATCCGCCCTTCCGTTTCCAGAAAACCTTCCCGCAGAAGGAGAAGCTTCCCCTTCAGTTCCCTTTCCACTTGCAGTCTGAGATAGTGCGAATCAATGGGTAATTCACTCAGGACATTTTCACCAAAAACGAGAACATGATTTCTCTTGATGTTGAGAAATTCAATGGGATATGAATCAAGGGAAGATGTGATATATGACTTTGTCATAAAGAGTGGGATCGCCACCTTCCTCTTTCTCCATCGGGCAACGGTTCCCATGCCTCGCCCCAGATCATCTATCCCTTCCTCGGAAAGGATCATGAGAAAATTGAGATCTGATTTTCCCGGAACGTAACCCCCGCCGGCGCCACTCCCATAAAGGATGACAGAAAGGAGGTCATCCCCGAATGCCTTCCTGAAGTCATCGGTAATTTCTGAAAATATCTCTTCCGGTTTTTTAGGTATCTTAGTCATTGTCTTACCCTTCTTTAGCTTTCAGCTTTTTTTTGTGTTTGTTTTGCTGACTGCTGATTGCTGATTGCTTGTTTATACCCTTCTTAAAATCCCCGGCCAGCCCCGCCGCCGCCGCTGCTCCCGCCGCCAAAACCTCCAAAACCACCGCCAAAGCTCCCGAATCCGCCTCCCCCGCCTCTGCCGCCGCCGCTTAAAAACATCAGGAGAAGCAGGGGAAGTAGGGCCCGTCCCTGCCTCGTGCCGAGGAGGGGGATCATGATGAGGAGCAGAAGGAGCAGGGGGAATAAACTGCTGCCCCGTCTTGGCCTTTTTGTTAGCGGCTGACTGATAGTGGGACTGCCCGTCAGGGAAATATCAGCCGCCTTTGCGACAACGGACGATACGGCAATCATGGCATTGGTAAGTCCCTTGCCGTAATCCCCAGTTTTAAGATAGGGAATTACGGCTCTGTCGAGGATCTCGCCCACGAGTCCGTCAGGAAGGATACCTTCCACCCCATATCCCGTCTCGATCCTGATCTTTCTTTCCCTGACGGCAAGAAAAATCAGGACGCCTTTGTCTTCCCCTTTCTTCCCGATACCCCAGACCTCGTATAACTGGTTGGCATAATCGTCAGGGTCGTTATCCCCGATAGTCTCCATGGTGGCGACGATAACCGAGGTCCCTGTTTTTTCCAGAACCTCCCGGGCAAGGCTCTCCATCTGGTTTACATAGGGGGAAGGGATGACCCCGGCGAAATCGTTGACGGCGCCCCGCGGCGGCGGAAACTTTTCTTTTCCTTCCAGGGAAGAAACGGTCAGCAACAACAAAATAATGACAGACACCATCGAGATGAACCTTCCACGATCAGATGCCGATTTTGTCGTTACGTATCTCACCTTCATCCTAATTTCTGTATTCTACCTTCTCAGACCTAAATTTCCCTTATCATATACCCACTGATCCTGGAAATAGCAAGTTTTTATTCCTTGTCGGGTCCAATACCCCGCGGCTTGCGGCGGGGTAGTTCATTTCCTTTTGCCCGCAATATAAATATACCTTGACATCCTTATTTAAAACAACTTAGACTTACATGGATGAGTTGTAAAGAATTTCTCACTGGCAAAGGGAAAAGGCCGCATGCCGATGCAAAAGCTGATGCGGTTTTTTTATTACTTCCGGCCCTGCTCCCGGATAGGTTGCAGTATTAGAGAAACATTCTCACATCCCCGGTGATAAGTGTGATAGTAAGAGACATACAAGGAGATTATCATGAACATTTTAATGGTCTACCCCCGGTATCCGGTTACGTTCTGGAGTTTTAAATATATCTTGAAGTATATATCGAAGAAAGCTACCTTTCCTCCTTTAGGGTTGATGACGGTAGCGGCTATGCTTCCTGATGACTGGAACGTTCGCCTCATTGATTTGAATGTAAAAAAGGTCAAGGAGAGAGACCTCGAATGGGCCGACTATGTGATGATCAGCGCCATGTTAGTCCAGAAAGAATCGGTCCACGAAATTTTGCACCGGTGCCAGCACCTGGGGAAGAAAGTCATTGCCGGAGGACCCCTTTTCAATAGCACCCCGGAGGAATATATACATCTGGTAGATCATCTGATCTTGAATGAGGCAGAACATACCCTGCCTCCGTTTCTAACTGACCTTAAAAACGGCAACCCGAAGAAAGTTTATCGCTCTCCCGACTTCCCCACATTGACGCTCACACCTTTTCCCCGTTGGGATCTGATTAATGTTAAAAATTATGCTTCCCTGATGATCCAGTATTCCCGTGGTTGTCCCTTCAATTGCGATTTTTGTGATGTTACGGCGATGTTCGGCCATAACCCGCGCCTGAAGAGCATTGATCAGTTTTTGGGTGAGCTACAGGCAATTTACGATACGGGCTGGCGTGGCGGCGTTTTTATCGTTGACGACAACTTTATCGGCAATAAAAAGGCAATCAAAAAGATGCTGCCCCAAGTGATCAACTGGATGAAGGCACACCATCATCCTTTTGTTTTTTTAACGGAGGCCTCGATAAACATTGCTGATGACGATAAATTAATTGATCTGATGGTTGAAGCCGGCTTCGAGAGTGTTTTTATCGGCATAGAGACACCTGATGAGGATAGCCTGAAAGAATGCTCGAAGCATCAAAACTGCGGGCTTGACATAGGGGCGGCGATAAAAAAATTGCAGGCAAAAGGTCTCCAGGTTTCAGGGGGGTATATCGTCGGATTTGACAACGATAATGAAAGCATCTTCACAAGACAGATAAAGTTTATCCAGGAAACCGGGGTCGTGACTGCCATGGTTGGCCTGTTAAACGCCTTGCCGAATACCAGGCTCTGGCAGCGACTGAAAGAGGAACACCGCCTCGACTCATCTTCATCTGGCAATAATACCGATGGTAGTATCAACTTCATCCCCCGGATGGACAGGGAAAAACTTATTGAGGGCTATAGAAGGATAGTCAGAACCATCTACAGCCCCCGGCATTATTATCAACGGGTCTGCAAGTTTCTGGAACATTATAAACCTTGCAGGAAAAGAAGAAGAATAGAATATGTGCAGATTAAGGCCTTCCTTAAATCCATATTTTATCTCGGCATCCTCGGAAATGGCGCATCCCAGTGGTATTACTGGAAAATGCTCTTCAAATCAATGACATTTTATAGAAAATCCTTTCCCGAGGCCATGACTCTCATGGTTTACGGACATCACTTCCGTAAGATAGCGAAAAAAATCTGAACTAACTCCCATGAGACGCAAGCTCAAGCTATGAAACGAACAGGAAAGTTGCTCAGGGCCAATCAACCCACAGGAAGCGGCCGTGTGGTTGAGTATTGCCTGGGCCGGCGCCGCCGCCTATTCCAGATAACGACGTTCTGCCCCGATATCATAGGACCGGGTCCCACCAACCAATACCTTATCGAAGATGAGGCGCTGATCCTCGTTGACACCGGGATACCAACAGGCCTGGTGAAGAACTTCTTCTACTTCTGGCAGAACCAGCCCATACCGGACCATATTGAGGCCTTGTCTGACGACTACAGCGAGCAGGAACTCCTCAGCGCCATCAATCTTACGGGACATGACGTGAGGGATATTGGCTTCATTGTGCTTACCCATGGACACTTTGACCATTATCTTCTCGGCAGAAAGCTTGTCAAAATGTCCGGAGCGAAGGTGGCCGCCCACGTATTAGATTCAGGGCTGATAACAAATAAGTGGAGCCTG from Syntrophales bacterium carries:
- a CDS encoding phosphomannomutase/phosphoglucomutase gives rise to the protein MKPFLNPLIFRAYDIRGKVGTDLTPDIALLIGKAFGTYIQKIEGNEIAIGKDNRLSSEYLQEAFINGLLSTGCNIIDIGLSLSPMLYFAVAKWKLHGGVNVTGSHNPIEYNGFKMTKRDASPVAEEEIQVIKQIVEEETFIQGKGKIEQKEIKTEYYDFLKSKVNLRKKIKVVVDAGNGIAGIYAPQLLREIGCDVIELYCESDGTFPHHLPDPEMEENLRDLKNKVKENEADIGLAYDGDGDRIGIVDEKEQHYESDFILILLARDFLQRHPGERVLFDVKCSKNVYDDIKAHGGIPFLYKTGHSLIKKKMREENILFGGEISGHMFFGEDSFVYDDGIQASLRILDILSKDDKRLSDHFIGLRHYFITQEIKVDCPDEDKFQVVDSVSSFFLSQYPDSVTIDGIRINFSNGWALIRASNTNPYLTVRVEADSEQLKQEIKRRVREILQTFPSVTIPEALKD
- a CDS encoding radical SAM protein, coding for MEFKEIIIMLLISVTANLLFFGKKIYLFLRDWRHRRILSQFWGVPEGRSKKAYIFYPTYPNPRVDRTEKIGYYLSDEDAKTVELLQRNLVKLGFDCQRKEVSELFNADHPVPRDGIIILVCGPKLDPTTNQVVDDPWIGGNPVSSWFYRCYHKKMGIELLYNPEFKRKQYQIPIPFLGSETLYSPQDERPQENIDRGLLVRFKVDQQFFFLCWGIHGSATLGTVKVALDPAYLAKFSLHSPNIIAVVQAEKIDEISGDVLAGAVGYPLPEKDITPILKPDPFSPGAWLPAERPVYGLSYLWATTGNVENVKKGNYVQLAPVAAEFDASLYCPYNCSWCPYRQDRTGEILKDEKKALAIVDKIAESGVRLVVLTGGGEPLESNCVEAVAERCRHHKMLVTLYTNGLLLNDLRAYHLMSRGVSEIRISLDDVSSVENYMAIHGLRKDQRKAMEDVEYNTRQLLGLRARNGFSTRIGASFLVSDKTLSNLERSAVTLSKWLHKVGPFDYVAIRPAVKYWPGGEPHNAYFKGGDADFNMLKKAAQQFKEKGVARHIFISWQRFRDLNKYSPNAYGKCLASTLWLNIGPDGTAYLCCETKHKSSFKLGNILEKPLDELLKSALINATRSIPFGSAGCPVLLCKPSALNQLFDEIESYRKDGSLPEHICKWLNAVAEYNLESGTTALLIPSVSGIYEEYPLPYNSPSHHSG
- a CDS encoding CoA pyrophosphatase, which encodes MDLSLPLQKDEFLELIVEKLGSTPLDFSERMQFIKKSWQTNEVHQAAGVLLPLRFRENPSDGPEGREFTFQLIKRSPTVAQPGDLSCPGGLLHRFLDPILRPFVTSGLVPILQGNALKYARKRDAETFRVMTLFLTNASRESWEEIRLSPWNVLFLGPLPTYSLTLYRRTIFPLVGFVKNSWPIRLNPEVDRVVEIPLNAFFKEGNYGLFYPLGASDQAEPDQQGSYYPCFIYRDDEGGEEILWGATFKIIISFLQIVLDYKLPDMHAKKMIKMQRHPRYLEMIKNRSRDQLHRSKCNDAAT
- a CDS encoding FG-GAP-like repeat-containing protein, coding for MKYLCRIATQRTVKKAFIICLFALIAVSGQLWAKEKTTLAVLPFSVHSAENIDYLHQGIWDMLSSRIAADGKIEVISKDAVIDALKGTGEKELTLTDVYGLGKKMSVDFVVWGSITKIGNSLSIDGKLVDITTYKSPVGIFTQSQGMDEVIPKISDFAQRINYHILGAPSPPTSDLSPVTSPLPMPQQPTPQYTRESEIISGMKTSKKGTFTSVINPDFINAAQPLDRKGFWMSQKYPTEFKGMDIGDVNKDGLNEVVVIDSHNVMIYQKKGKDFNLLQQISGKSYDNYLAVDVADINQDGVKEIFVTSLRGNMVNSFVLEFKMGRFVEIASNLRWFLRVIDSSSDTPLLLGQRMGSDKAFDTPIYEIVWVHGKYREGRKMKIPEGLSIYGLTMESLGAGGGRRIIALDSTDHLCIYEETDKPLAKIHVFGGSNELLWKGDDVFGGSNNYFEKTITERYNKNDKYTYLNVRILTHDINKDGKKEIIIVKNLSSVGRIFKNLRLFTSSEIYNLEWDGLGLAENWRTRKINGYAADYQLKDIDNDGQDEIVLALVLSGGKSAIVAYKLNVQ
- a CDS encoding LemA family protein; amino-acid sequence: MTKGKRNLIIAIVVILVFVISLYSFFKGTYNTFVSMDEAVRGAWAQVENQLQRRYDLIPNLVETVKGYARHEKDVFIEVTKARAKVGGAAKVSDKISANNELSSALSRLLVVVERYPDLKANQNFIRLQDELAGTENRIAVERRRYNDAVKTYNVAIRSFPANLLAGMFGFEKATFFEAPAAAKATPQVKF